Proteins from one Vigna radiata var. radiata cultivar VC1973A unplaced genomic scaffold, Vradiata_ver6 scaffold_129, whole genome shotgun sequence genomic window:
- the LOC111241016 gene encoding uncharacterized protein LOC111241016 has protein sequence MANTGVPFQVPMLTKSNYDNWSLRMVALLGSHDVWEVVEKGHIEPENVESLSQAQKDSLRDSRKIDKKALCLIYQGLDEDTFEKISGVKSAKEAWEKLKISYKGANQVKKVRLQTLRGEFEALHMKEGELVSYYFSRFLTVTNNLKRNGEKLNDVRIMEKILRSLDPKFEHIIIITEEIKDLEAMSIEQLLGSLQAYEEKKKKKEEIMEQVFKAHVDSRKEENAHNQSRQSYSQEQGRGRAYGCGQGRKPNNNNQRGESSNRATNKNKVEEKANYAEERCQEDGTLLLAYKGQYKGEDNQWYLDNGASNHMCGKRSMFVELDESVKGNVDFGDESKVAVKGKGNVLI, from the exons ATGGCAAATACCGGAGTTCCCTTTCAAGTCCCAATGCTCACTAAGAGCAACTATGACAATTGGAGCTTAAGGATGGTAGCTCTCCTTGGATCACATGATGTGTGGGAGGTGGTCGAGAAGGGCCACATCGAGCCAGAGAATGTAGAGAGTCTTTCTCAAGCTCAAAAGGATAGCTTGAGAGACTCAAGGAAGATAGACAAGAAAGCTCTCTGTCTAATCTATCAAGGATTAGATGAAGATACTTTTGAGAAGATTTCTGGAGTCAAGTCAGCCAAGGAAGCATGGGAGAAACTCAAGATCTCTTACAAGGGAGCAAATCAAGTAAAAAAGGTACGTCTTCAAACTTTGAGAGGAGAGTTTGAAGCTTTGCATATGAAGGAAGGAGAACTAGTCTCATATTACTTTTCAAGATTTTTAACGGTTACCAATAACCTAAAAAGAAATGGTGAGAAGCTAAACGATGTAAGAATTATGGAGAAAATTCTTAGATCATTAGATCCAAAGTTCGAACATATCATCATCATTACCGAAGAAATAAAAGACTTGGAGGCCATGTCAATAGAGCAACTTCTTGGTTCATTGCAAgcttatgaagaaaagaaaaagaaaaaggaagagatcATGGAGCAAGTCTTCAAGGCACATGTtgattcaagaaaagaagaaaatgcacACAACCAATCAAGGCAAAGTTATAGTCAAGAACAAGGACGAGGGCGTGCATATGGATGTGGACAAGGACGAAAGCCTAACAACAATAACCAAAGAGGAGAAAGCTCCAATAGAG CcactaacaaaaataaagtcgAAGAGAAAGCCAATTATGCTGAAGAAAGGTGTCAAGAAGATGGTACCTTGCTACTGGCTTACAAAGGCCAATATAAAGGCGAGGATAATCAGTGGTACCTTGACAATGGAGCAAGTAACCATATGTGTGGGAAAAGGAGCATGTTCGTAGAGCTTGACGAATCAGTAAAGGGAAACGTGGATTTTGGAGATGAATCAAAGGTTGCGGTGAAAGGAAAAGGTAATGTCCTCATCTGA